The nucleotide window gcacagggccctcaggcctggctggtcggctgctcaatgacgcagagctgctactcatcagtgctgaggaaccacccacattcaCGCTAGCTAAGCACGATGGAAACTAGCGATGtgcgatgctagaggagatgaaggcgattgaggaaaacgagacttggcagctcatcgatctacctccaggatgccgtccgatcagcctaaagtggtGTGTACAAGGTCAAACGGgatgagctcggcgccattgtcaagcacaaggcgcgtctcatcgcccgaggctttgttcagcccaagggcatagacttcgaggaggtctttgtgccagtagcgtgcatggagtcggtccatttgctactagccttggcaggagcaaaggactggcgtgtccatcacttggacgttaaatcggccttcctcaatggtgagctggcggagacggtcttcgttagacaacctccaggtttcgccatcaagggagaggagcatagggtgctccgactggATAAGGCACTCTACGGGCTACAGCAGGCCCCATGAGCATGGAACACCAAGCTtcacgccacgctgggcgagcttgggtttcaacggtgcgcaaccgagcacatgCTCTACACTCGgcgataggggaaggaggagctcgttgttggtgtgtatgtggatgacttaatcgccACCGACGCGAGCATGGAGgatatcaacagcttcaagcacgagatggtggcttgttttcgaatgagcgatctcggtgcactctcctactacctcgacatcgaggtgagatatgggaaggaggaactcacgctcggtcagagcgtgtatgcctccaagctattggagcggagtggcatggctgagtgcaagccatgcgtgactccgatggaggagcggctgaagctgatgaaggcTAGCACCGtggtgaaggtggatgcaacactctaccggagcatcgtcggtggtctgcgctacctagtccacacgaggccggacattgtgttcaccgtgggctacgtcagtcgcttcatggaggatcccagagaggatcactgggctgtggTGAAGCGGCtattgcgctacgtcaaggggacggtggatcatgggatcatcttcccaaagaccagcgggagtaggctgcagctcactatgttcagcgatgcagacatggcgggggacatcgatggacgacggagcacctctagcgtgctcgtcttcctcgggtcggctccaattttatggctgtcgctgaaacaaaaggtggtggcgctatctatgtacaaggcagagtacgtagcggcatgccaagttgtgtggctacgcctgCTACTGAGCGAGCTGActggcgtggaagctcacccaccagcactgatggtggacaaccagcccgccatcgccctcgcgaagaatccgattCTGCATGACCAGAGCAAagacatcgacgtgaagttctacttcctcagggactgtgtcgatggaggatagatcgtcatcgagttcgtcgaaactggtcggcaactcgccgATGTCCTCACCCAGCTGCTCGGACATTTTTGACTCAcggagctaaagaagatgatcggcatggaggggtacaagggttagcagtaggattagagaAAGATTATTAGATAAtttactgctaccttgtgtgaacacagcaagggaaggcggcgccgaaaaggctccctgctgtgatactgtagccgctgcaggtgcaggcgtcgTACGGCTCatctgcagcactgtagccacatgcagaggccgcgcgcagagtcagccctgctgtgttatcttgttactgttgcagcatgtgcgttgtactaggactagatggatagagttatataaatagactaccacggcaactcggtaaagagagttcagatttgtcatctcccaGACAGGGctttggccaacgctggtgtcttataCTGTGTGTGTATActttgttctccctcttcttctagctctagccatagtgcgtggggacggacaacgcttgttcatggtcggcacggctagtgggtgcttggCAACACTAGCggatgctcggcaagactggtgagtagTTCACTGTGGACCAACATACTCTGCCAATCTGCCGTGTGGCTGGTTGACGTGACTCGGTTAAGAGTAGGCATAGCAGGAGATTTGTCTAACCTTCTTCTCATCCTGTTACACTTCTGTGACTCGATCTTAATTAGGTCATCAGCTGTGAACGAGGAACAACAAACTGCAGCGGAGCAGCTGTATGAATGGGTTGTGATAATTGGGTTTTGTTGTTGATGGCAGTAACTTTGCTTTGTGtggtgagaagtatgaattgTGATACTCAATCTAGGCGTTCTTTTTACAGCCAAAGAAAAAAGGTGCCCTTTGTGATGTAGGCATGTTTAGTTTGGATTAGA belongs to Miscanthus floridulus cultivar M001 chromosome 4, ASM1932011v1, whole genome shotgun sequence and includes:
- the LOC136550687 gene encoding uncharacterized mitochondrial protein AtMg00810-like; translation: MEERLKLMKASTVVKVDATLYRSIVGGLRYLVHTRPDIVFTVGYVSRFMEDPREDHWAVVKRLLRYVKGTVDHGIIFPKTSGTLMVDNQPAIALAKNPILHDQSKDIDVKFYFLRDCVDGG